The DNA window GCCGTCAACCCATCTCTCAAAGCCTCCCATcatctcctccttctccttcttcttcccgaccgccgcgctcctctcgccgtcgtcaggcccgagcccgcccgcccgccgtccttgcccacccgtcgtcggcaccggcTGCGCGAGCACGACCGTCTCTACTCCCGTCGGCATAAAGTCTTCAGGTCCCAAcggcagctcctccacgtcAATCTCGAGGTTCAGCAGGCTTCGCAGCACCACCCGGCACCCTGCCTTGCTCATCACCTCGTTCGACTCCTTGCACATCTCCGACGCCACGCACTCGATGCAGCCCCGTTCGCACTGACAGCCTTCcacgcgctgcagcgccatCCTCAGCAAGTGATCAATGTGGTCAAACGCCTTGGTGCTGATGCCGGACCCGTTGGCGCCCCCCTTGGCATCGTAAAACgtcagcctcgccggcctcttcctctgcGTCTCCTTCTTGGCGAACTCCTTGAGAGCAACCTTGCATTCGGTCCGCACATCCTCGGGCATGCTGATGACAAACGTCGGGAGCAGGCTCATGACGGCGTGTTCGGCCGCGTGGATCCCCGCTGCCGAgtgcagccgccgcgactcgAGGATATCGAGAGCCTTCTTGGGCACATCCAGCCACATGCCCTTGCTATAGCGTATCACCGGTGGGTTGTCCACCTGCACTGCATCCAGCACCCGCCCTTTCTTGTCCACCTTGAAGTACCCAAACACGTTTTGCTGGATCTTGATGGTGCCGTAATAAGCCtgcgagagcgacgacggtATCTTGCGTATCGCCTCCGTCTCTGTCGGATCAATGTCCGTAAAGTCGCGCTGCGTTGTTGTCCAGTCCACCTTGACCCTCTCCACCTTGGCCATGAGCTTGTCCGGCACGAAGTCCCGCACCAGGTACGTGTTCCCCTGATGAAGAAATATCGCGCCGTCGTAGATTGTAAacgtcgccctcgatgccTCCAACTCCTCCAACACCACATTCCTCCCGTGCGTAATGTCAATGATGGCGAAGTGGTCGTCCTCGGTGTCGCGGATCGCGACAAACCGCGCCGGGTTGGGGCGAAAGCGGTCGTGGCAATGATAAAACCCCATGTCATCCTTGAGTAGCCTCTCTTCGCAGATAGTCGAAAGGTCGTCGCCAAAGAACTGCGAATCCCGCGCCGGCAGAATCGGCATTTCATATGCCGCACACTGAATGTGACCTTCCCTCACCAGCATATTCTGCAGGTCAACACGAAGCTCGCAGTTTGGTTTTGTGAAAAGCTCGTCTGGGTTCTGCATGTAGTGCTGGTCCGTCGGGAAACAGTCTCCAAGCAGGATGGAAAGGGAGTCCTTGTTGCGGCGACCGGCCCGGCCACTCTGCTGGCGAAGATTGGCAATGGTATACGGAAAGCCCCAGGTCAAGACGCAGTCGAGGGTCCCGATATCGATgcccagctccagcgccgtTGTCGCCACTATGCCGAGTAGCTTGCCCTCGAACATCTCCGACTCGATGCGTCGACGGTCTGGCGCAGTGTACCCGCCGCGATAGCCCATTACAAGATTAACGCATTCCGGGCGGCCCAAATACTCAAGCTCCTGCTTGATGGCATTGACCAGCACTTCGCATTGCGCCCGGATGCGACAGAAAGCAATGATTCGCACGCCTCTCAGCATGAGGGCGCAGAAAAGCCGGGCACACTCAAATTTGGCGCTGCCACGCCCGCTCGCGGGGTCGCCCGGGTCCTTGAAGGGGGTATTCCAGCACAAGAATTCTTTGCGGCCAGAAGGCGAGCCGTCGTAGTCAATGAGGCGCACGTTTTCGATGCCAAATATGGTCCTGAAGTGCTCTTCAGGGTTCGCTACAGTGGCAGAGCACGAAATGAATTTGACTCGTCGGTTTCCCACAGCTGCGCAGACGCGCCTCAGTCTCCGCATGATAAATGCGACGTGGGAGCCCATCTGGCCGTTGTAATAGTGAAGCTCGTCAACTGCAGGCAGTCTTGTCAGccacgaagacgaggcgaggagaACTAGGCAAGCCTACTCACCAACCACAAACTTTAGATTCTTGAGGAAAGTCCGCCATCGCTCCTCCTGGGGAAGTATCGTAACATGAAGCATATCTGGGTTGGTGAAAATGATCCTTGCCTCTTCCCGAATCGCATTCCGCTCGCCCATGGGCGTGTCACCGTCGAAGGTTTCAACCACAGTAGCTTCAAGTCCGGGCATGTACGCCAGCATCTCCTTGAGGCTGCGCTTCTGGTCTTGCGCCAACGCTTTCGTCGGAAAAATGTACATCGCTCGTGAGTTGTAATCCTCCTC is part of the Purpureocillium takamizusanense chromosome 7, complete sequence genome and encodes:
- the HRQ1 gene encoding ATP-dependent 3'-5' DNA helicase (EggNog:ENOG503NUXJ~COG:A~BUSCO:EOG09260DXP), with protein sequence MSDPDTESAPDSRGPLSKRKRSLQQLRSDGESPAWEQTPGGNKRPKIQPEEGGKAKPARNKAGLKRETSNLVSCVIDWPQSFKSLEKTHRALNLVFTFCCTRKHLATTFDTIRPAVETHLGRQLTVEEVALVVALRPEGINFAYVDELMLQLDIKGSERDDTFKPSKSGRSQVPAHDASVGGWTGSETLEEHHKRLAVPGGREVLFFEFIDGDLKRQVQDKKTGEPTRPNRKLREEELKMPVYGQKQMTDLIERRNQRFANAVNIFINNCVESNLDPDLVLEERAQAFVPKPSSKEDEIVEQAPSSIPENIPKERKTIPEIVQELKDSPWYTGQVVPDGHRVFEPQEPIYGDLNFLLSQDLVNALYNAKGITQFFAHQAEALNCLHDGHNVVVATSTSSGKSLIYQLPILHALEEDYNSRAMYIFPTKALAQDQKRSLKEMLAYMPGLEATVVETFDGDTPMGERNAIREEARIIFTNPDMLHVTILPQEERWRTFLKNLKFVVVDELHYYNGQMGSHVAFIMRRLRRVCAAVGNRRVKFISCSATVANPEEHFRTIFGIENVRLIDYDGSPSGRKEFLCWNTPFKDPGDPASGRGSAKFECARLFCALMLRGVRIIAFCRIRAQCEVLVNAIKQELEYLGRPECVNLVMGYRGGYTAPDRRRIESEMFEGKLLGIVATTALELGIDIGTLDCVLTWGFPYTIANLRQQSGRAGRRNKDSLSILLGDCFPTDQHYMQNPDELFTKPNCELRVDLQNMLVREGHIQCAAYEMPILPARDSQFFGDDLSTICEERLLKDDMGFYHCHDRFRPNPARFVAIRDTEDDHFAIIDITHGRNVVLEELEASRATFTIYDGAIFLHQGNTYLVRDFVPDKLMAKVERVKVDWTTTQRDFTDIDPTETEAIRKIPSSLSQAYYGTIKIQQNVFGYFKVDKKGRVLDAVQVDNPPVIRYSKGMWLDVPKKALDILESRRLHSAAGIHAAEHAVMSLLPTFVISMPEDVRTECKVALKEFAKKETQRKRPARLTFYDAKGGANGSGISTKAFDHIDHLLRMALQRVEGCQCERGCIECVASEMCKESNEVMSKAGCRVVLRSLLNLEIDVEELPLGPEDFMPTGVETVVLAQPVPTTGGQGRRAGGLGPDDGERSAAVGKKKEKEEMMGGFERWVDG